From the genome of Epinephelus lanceolatus isolate andai-2023 chromosome 23, ASM4190304v1, whole genome shotgun sequence, one region includes:
- the atp6v1f gene encoding V-type proton ATPase subunit F, producing the protein MAARGKLIAVIGDEDTCTGFLLGGIGELNKNRKPNFLVVEKDTSITEIEETFKSFLSRNDIGIILINQFIAEMIRHAIDAHMQSIPAVLEIPSKEHPYDASKDSILRRAKGMFSAEDFR; encoded by the exons ATGGCTGCCCGCGGGAAACTTATCGCCGTGATCGGTGACGAGGACACGTGCACCGGCTTCCTGCTCGGTGGGATCGGTGAGCTCAACAAGAACCGGAAACCGAACTTCCTGGTGGTGGAGAAGGACACGAGCATCACGGAGATCGAGGAGACCTTCAA GAGCTTCCTGTCTCGTAACGACATCGGCATCATCTTGATCAACCAGTTCATCGCTGAGATGATCCGTCATGCTATCGACGCCCACATGCAGTCCATCCCGGCCGTGCTGGAGATCCCATCCAAAGAGCATCCGTACGACGCGTCCAAGGACTCCATCCTGCGCCGCGCCAAGGGCATGTTCTCCGCTGAGGACTTCCGATAA